The segment ATGACTTCCTCTCTTTTCATCCCTTCCGAATCTATCTTTACTACATGACCTGTCCTCTCTGTAATGAAGAAAGAATCCTCACTTTTGCTGATAGACCAAGGAACTTGCAATTTCGTCGCAAGCACTTCCATTTTGGATGCACTAAACACTAATTCTTGCACGCCTTCTTCCGGTCTAGCGTTAGTCTCTTTTGTTTCATTTTCGCTTTCCGACTGGTTTCCTTGCGTACAGGCAGTTAACAATAAACAAGTAAGAACACTTAATATAAATAGTTTCTTTTTCACAGATACACCCCTCTATTCTTTTCCCTCCCTAATTAGAGTCTAATCCAACTTTTAAAGGAAAATACAAAAAAACAAGACGTTTTTTCACGTCTTGTAGTCGTCAGGCTTTGTACTGACTTAAACCTGCTCAAAGTATGTTTTGTAATACCCTCCAATATGTCCGCTGTTATCTTCTACAAATATAAATTCTTCTGTCTCATTCTTTACATCGTATCTTTTCCCGACAGTAAGCATATTGCTCACAAGGTATTTTTTTGCGTCGGTATGTACACATTTCACTTTTTTGGTTGATTCCTTTTTATCCCAAGTATTATGTATCATTGATCAACACCTCCAAAATCTTTACGACTATATTTTACCTTAACCAATCCTGAAGAACAATCACAACTCCCTATACATATGATTACATGAGGTGATTTTTTAGTGATGAACCATACTTATACGGACCTACTTGCATTGTTTGGAATAGGTGGGGCACATCCTGGTGGGATTGAGCTTACAAAATCAATACTGCTGGAAGAGGGAATTTCCGGCAAGAGACTTTTAGAGGTTGGATGTGGGACAGGACAATCCTCCACATTCATCAAATCATTGGGAATTGATATTACACCCATTGATAGCCATCCTCTCATGGTGCAAAAGGCAAATAAAAGGTTTGCCAAGGAAAACATTGAATTAAGTGCACGGAAGATGAATATAGAAAAGTGTGATTTTGAAGATTGCTCCTTCGACTTTATTCTTTCTGAATCGGTCTTATCTTTTACCAATACAACGAAAACCCTACCCGAGCTTTTACGGATTCTTAAGGGTGACGGTATGCTAGTTGCTGTAGAAATGACAAAAAAAGCGACACTCCCTTCAGAACTTGAAAATAACATGAGAAGATTCTATGGTATGCCAGCTATTTTGACTAGACAAGAATGGAAAAGCCGTTTCAACTCATCAGGATTTCGCTCTGTATCTATTTCCACTTACTCATTACAGGACCTTGAGCCTTCGGAACCAGATATCGATCCTTCGACTGATATAGATGAAACCTTATTTGAAATTATGCACAAGCATGAAAAATTGACTCTGGAATCCCAGCAACACATAGAACTGAGTATTATCAAAGCAAAACGTTAAAAGCTAAAGCCTCTTCTTTCTGGCTTTAGCTTTCTTTTACTATTTCCTGCTCTTTGTGTTGGAAATCGTCCTTCATTACAATGGTAAGGAGATTTCTTTTCCCGAATAGTTGCAACTCATTATACAGGCTGTCAGGCTTGAAATTCACTAAACGGACAGGCAAAAACTTGTTAGTGAAAATATATGCACCTTTAGAGGAACGCCCTATCTGTTTAAAGACCATTTTGCGTATGTCTGTGCAGATAATTTCTTTATTGATAAGAACTATATGAAAGAACAATACTTGATAGTGAATAGAAAATTCATTCACCTTTACTTGATAACGGATGAAATAAGAAAAAACGATGATAAAAGCAATGGACAATTGTACAAGCGCTCTACCGTAATTAGCATGAAGAAGTTGATAGATACCTTGAACCAACATTAGTGATAGGATAAAACTGTGAACAACAGTGGGATATTTAGCATAGTAGGTCATAGAAATACTCCTCCATTCTTTCCAAAGTAGGATAACTTTGGTTTCCTGAACTTATTTTCCCAATAAAATCCCATTTTTATCCTTCTTTTTGTGAAAACTAGGTAATATCTACAATATATATCATCTCATGGCAACATTTATACAGTGAAACACTTGTACTTTCTTGTTAGGATGTTCATTAGAGTGTCCGAGAGTTGATGATTAAGTTGATGATTAACACAACAAGGAGGAACTTCTTTATGAAAAAACTTATTGCATTTTCAACTGCAGCTGTAGCATTATTTGCCGGCACAGGCTTTCATGCACAAGCGGCAGGATCACATAAAGTACAATCCGGCGATTCGCTGTGGAATATAGGTAAAACGTACGGAGTTTCCGTAAAGGAAATGAAAGAAATGAACAATAAAAATAACCATTTGATTTTCCCCGGAGAAGCATTGCAACTACCTGAAAAGGTTTCCGATGGAGAAAAAGAATTATTGGCTCGCCTTGTTCATGCCGAATCAAAAGGAGAACCATATGAAGGAAAAGTTGCAGTAGCAACGGTAGTATTAAATCGTGTAGACAGTGAGACTTTCCCGGATTCCATCAAGGAAGTAATTTATGAAACCTCTCCTGGTGGTATTTATCAATTCTCACCAGTCGGAAACGGACAAATAGATAAAGCTGCTGATGAAGAAGCACTTAAAGCAGTAGAAGAAGCAATTGCTTTCCGTGGGGACGGCAACAACTCTCTATACTTCTTTAACCCTGATAAAACAAGTGACCAATGGATTCGTACAAGAAAAGTAACGAAAACAATTGGTAATCATGTCTTTGCACAATAAGATAGTAAATAAAAACGAGGTGCTGGATCTCTTATCCAGCACCTCGTTTTTATATGGCTTTATAGTTTTTATGATTGATTACTGTGCGAATTGGCTCTCCTGTATTTGGATTCTTCCCTAACTCCACAATCACTGAGCTATCTCGTACAACAATAACTGTTCCCTTACTTCCTTTTTTTGATCCCTTATTTATCTGTATCATATCCCCGACTTGAACGTTGGTCGTTTTTGTTTCTTCCATGATTTATTCCACCTTTACTACTCAATTTTATTGTACTATCTATCCTCTATTATCCCCTTATTCCGCTAAATATCTTTTTATATGAAAAAAAGTTGTCTCCCTGATGGCATCAGTTTCATTAAAAAGCTGATGGTTTCCTTCATCTATTAGGATACATTTCGAAAGAGGATATTTATCCAATAGAAAACGGATATTGTATTTCCAATCAACCGTCGTGTCTTTATTCCCCTGTATAATGTATAGATGCTCATTACTAATTGGAGATTTTGGAAGGTTATTATACCATTTCGTGAAAGAATGCAGCCAATTTACTGGCAATAGGGAAAACTGAAGGGGATCATTTTTAACGAATTTGAGATAGTCCAAATCCGAAGAGTTTTTACGGAATGTCCTTTTTATATGCTTCACTTTCTTCCCAATGATTTTAACACCAATTTTCGAAAAAGACCATAAATATGGTTGTACTAAAGGAGCAACCATGATTGTTTTATTGAAAGACATTCTTTCACTGTTGATATAATCGAGAATAATTGCAGCTCCTGTGCTATGTCCAATGACAGACCATTTCGAATCGTTTAAACCTTGTTTTTTAAAATGAGTCTGCACCGCATGGAGAGCTACTGAATAGTCATTAAAATCCTTGATATCGCCTCTTTCACCAAAGGAATGGCCATGGCCGGGTAAATCAAATGTAACAATTCCATAGCCCTCAGACAATAAAGAATCAATGAGTTTTGAAAAGGATCCAGAATGATCAAGATAGCCATGCACGATGGTAACTAGCCCTTTTCTCTTTTTAGGAACAAAGGATTGGACGAAAATTTCAAGGTTTTTATGAACGATACGATTGCTTTCATGAATGGAAGTCCAATGTTGAAGCTCGTAAAATGACAGATACTCATCCTTTTCAAAAACAACCATAATTAACCATCCCCATAACTAAAAACTTTATTTCAATGCTTTATAAGATCATTCATCACTATCTTACCTTATTATGAGCAAAAAATCGTATAAACCTATACAAATTGACAAAACATAACGTTAAATCCTAAGAAAGAGGTGTAGAATTATGAGGTTAAAAGGTATCGTCGTTTCTGGGCTTGCTCTTACAATGCTTGCTACTGGTTGTGGGAATGTAGATGATTATGGAACTGCTAGAAGAAATAATCAAGGAGATGCGCTTAATGTCAACTATGATAACATGGGGCGTTATACAGAAAATGTAAGAAGAGATGGGGTCAATCCAAGACGTGTCAATGAAACAAACCAACCACGACTAGAGGTTGCCGACGAAGCATCCAAACGTATCACGGATCTTAATGAAGTAAGGACCTGCAATGTTCTCGTTACCAACCGTAACGCATATGTTGCAGCTGTATTGGAAGGTCAAGAAAATACGGATTTGAGCAAGGATGTTGAAGAGAAAATCGCTAATGAGGTTCGAAAATCCGATCGCAGCATCCGTAATGTATATGTTTCCGTGAACCCTGAGTTTGTTGACCGTATGGAAGGTTATACAAATGATATTAATCAAGGCCGTCCAATCAGAGGAATTTTCGATGAGTTTACGGAAATGGTTCAACGTGTCTTCCCAACTCCTAGATAACATTATAATGAAAAGTAAAACAAGAGGGAATGTTTGGTATCCCTCTTGTTTTTATTTCAAAGAATTATTCATCTTCGTATATAATTTCGTCCGCTCTTGCTTCTACTTGATCAACTGTTGATGTATCCATGACTTCTACCATCTTGTTCGTTATTTTTTCAATATCCGAAGCAGAATACCCCAATTTCTCCAATGCTATGGTTGCAATTGATATGGCTTCCCCTATACGCATATAATCACCTCTACTCCCTATTCTTCACAGGAAAGGCGATAAATATTAGGAAGGTGTTAGTCTCTCTTAGCTTTGGAACGGACTTCAAGCAGTTTGGTCTTCAGATCGTTTTCCATCTGGACTAGTTCAAGCTCCACCTGATGGCGTTTTTCACGGCCTTCTTGTTGGATTTGCAACGTTTCCTCCAACGTTTCGATTAAGTTCTCTTGGGTTTTCTTTAGTGTTTCTATATCTACTAGTCCTCTTTCATTCTCCCTTGCAGCTGAAATGGTATTCTGTTTCAGCATTTCGGAATTCCGTAAAAGTAGTTCATTGGTGGTTTCGGAAACGTTCTTCTGCGTGTCAACTGCTTTTTGTTGGTTATACAAGGATACTGCTATAACAAGCTGATTCTTCCACAATGGAATCGCAGTAAGAATGGATGATTGTATTCTTTCCACCAATGTTTGATTAGTATGTTGGATCATTCTGATTTGAGGAGCCATCTGCAGGGTAATCTGCCTACTGATTTTCAAATCATGGGTTCTTTTTTGAAGTCTATCTGCAAATTGCATCATGTCACTGACTGCCTGTACATCCATCTGATTATTTGTTTCCCTTGCCTTCCGCTCAAGCTCAGGAATTATGGTTGCTTGGATTTCATCAAACTTGTGTTCTGCAGCTGCAATGTAAATATTCAACGCCTGGAAATAGTCTTTGTTTTTATCATACAGGGATTCCAGCATAATATTGTCCCGTTGCAGTACTTTTTTAAAGCTTTCCAGCTGGTCGGAGATTTTATCTATTTCAAAACCGATTTTTCTATATTTGGCGAATAGCTGTTGGACAGAGTTGTTTACATTTCCAAACAGTTTGCCGAAAAAACCTTTCTTTTGAGGCTCCAGCTCCCCAGGTTTCACTTCTTTGATCTTTCTCATCAAATCTGATACAACTTCACCAACTGGACCGGCATCTTTTGCCTGCACATGGGACAGGATCGAGTTGGAAAAGGTAGAAAGCTCGTTCTGGGCCGTAATTCCATAGGAGGAAATGGCTTGTTGATCTGTCGGGTCTATCTGTTTGGAAATTTCCAAAGCACGGGCCTTATATTCTGCTGATAAGGAATCCATCACTTTTTCTTTCTGCGGTTCAGGTTGCGCATTGGTTTCCCGGTGAGGAATCATTTCATTTTCCACCTCTGGAGTGGAGAATGGATTTTTCAACAGGTCGTTCAGCGTCTCATCTTTAACTTGTTCTTTGAATTTATCATTATTATTCATTGTCATTCACCCCATAAGCTACTTCTTTTCAATTATTTTGTTATTCACGTCCATCTGTTGAAAGTTTTTTTGGTTCATCAGTTGTATTTCCGTGTTGAGGTTGTTCATATCACCAGAAAGGACCGATATCATTTCTTTTTCCATGTTACGCTCCAATTGTTTCAATGCCTCTTCCGTTTCACGGAGGGCCAGGGAAACTTCATGGGTGCGGACTGGTTGATTTAATAAATGGACATATTTTTCTGTGATGATTGCCGACGAATCCAAGTGTTGATGAAAGAAGTTCTGTGCAGTCCGGTAACGAACAGGTTCTTTTTCCACCATTTTTATGATTTTAGTTGATATCTTGGAAATTTTAGTGATGGTCTGATAGACAAAGATGGATCGGACCCGAAATCTTGAACTGTTGATTTTCTTTGCTTTATCCTTCGCCTGCCTCAATTGTGCATGGACATATTTCTTTTCTTTCCGCTCAATCTTATCCAAATCGTTATTTGGAAGCAGCTTTCTTTTTAAAGCCCAATAGCTCAGAAGAAATCCAGCAAAAGCTCCCAATACACCTAATTGAAGTTGATTACCCATCAGTTGAAATGCTATAAAAAAACCTACAATTGCTAAATTGATAGAAACAATTACAATGAAGCTCTGCAGCATGAAGCGTTTCATATTTTCACTCCTCACCTATTGAAAAAAATCCTTAAACTGTACCTTTATTTACGTATCACTGAGGAAAAGGTTTCATCTTTGTTTAGTTTTATTATATAGGAAATTTGTTGGAATACGAAATGTTTTGTTAGTAGAAGGTTGGAAAAAGAGAGGAAACTAAAAAGAATCCTTGATACCAGGATCAAGGATTCTTCCACACCATTTATATTCCGATGGAAACATACTTTACTTCCAGATATTCTTCTAAGCCATGGTGGCCACCTTCACGTCCAATTCCGCTCTCTTTCAGTCCACCGAATGGTGCTTGCGCTATAGAAGGCCCCCCATCATTTACACCTATAATTCCATAGTCAAGACCTTCGGTTACACGATAAATTCTTGACATCTTTTCCGTAAATACATAAGCTGCCAGGCCATATGGTGAATTGTTTGCTCGTTGTATAACTTCTTGTTCGTCTTTAAAAGTTGTAATCGGCGCAAGTGGCCCGAACGTTTCCTCCTGCATACACTGCATGTCATCATTCACACCTGTGATGACAGTAGGTTCCATGAACGTCTTATCCTTCACTACACCACCATACGCAACGGAAGCCCCTTTCCCTTTTGCGTCATTTAGATGTTCTTTCACTTTATCAAGGGCATCTTCATCAATTAGGGGTCCAAGGTCCACTCCTCGTTCCATTCCGTTTCCAACTTTCAATTTAGAAACTTCATCCACAAAGTAAGAAGTGAACTTTTCTGCAACACTCTCCTGAACGTAGATTCTATTGGCACAAATACAAGTTTGGCCTGCATTTCTGAATTTAGATTGTACAAGCCCTTTCGCTGCCTTTTCAAGGTCAGCATCCTCAAATATTATGAATGGAGCATGCCCTCCAAGTTCCAGTGATAGTTTTTTAACGGTATGTGCCGCCTGTTCCATCAATTTCTTCCCAATTTCCGTGGATCCGGTGAAAGTCAGCTTTTTGACATCCTGATGTTTCATCAAGGACTCACCAATCACACTGGACTTTCCTGTTACAACCTGTAGGACCCCTTTGGGGATACCTGCCTCATCTGCATATTTCGCTAACAATAGTGCAGTAAGTGGAGTTTGCCCTGCAGGCTTTACAATTACCGTACACCCTGCAGCAAGGGCAGGTGCCACCTTTCTGGTAATCATGGCAGCAGGGAAATTCCAAGGTGTAATGGCCGCCACCACACCTACTGGCTGTTTCTGGATGAGCACACGCTTATCTTTTGAAGAGGAAGGAATCGTCTCCCCATAGATTCTTTTACCTTCTTCTTTATACCATTCTACAAAACTGTTGGCATAACCAACTTCTCCAAGTGCTTCCCGGAATGGTTTTCCTTGTTCTTTTGTCAATGTTTCGGCGATTAGTTTTTTATTTTCCTCCAATAGCATAAACCACTTGTTCAGCAAATCTGCGCGCTCATAAGCCGTATAATTTCTCCATGTTTGAAAAGCATCATTGGCATACTGGATTACTTCTTCCAGTTGTTTTTCAGAGATGCTTGGTACCGTACCGATTACTTCACCTGTTGCTGGATTGGTCACCTCAATCACTTCATCGGTTTTGACCCACTCGCCGTTTATGTACATTGAATACTGTTCCACCTTCATCCCTCCTATCAAAATGTCAGGTACTACTCTTTTAATATATTCACTCTTTCATGGTCATTCCCTTTATTCCAACGAAAAAAACACCGGTTACGGTGTTTTTTGTTCGGCTATAGCAACCGGCTGGCGGAATAATTTTAAACCATAGAAAAGTATCAAGGTTAAAGATAAAAGTCCAAAAACAATCGCCATCATCTGAAGGCCAATGGTGTCCAGAAACAAACCCGTTCCAAGGAGGACAACTTGAAAGAGTACACGGTCTAACATATTACGGAATGAGAAGAATCTGCCGTGATATTCTTTTGGAATTTTCGTTTGGAAAATGGTCGCTGCAATCGGAAAAAAGCAGCCAACTGCCAAGCCAAAAAGTCCAAAGGAGAATAAGGTCACCCACTTGATATCTGCAAAATAAAGGCTTAAATGTGATATGGCGATTAGTGTTACAAACCCGAACATTAACGGAATCATATTCCTATCATTGGATATACGTTTCACGGCAAAGGCACCGATCATAAAGCATATTCCTTCAATGGTATAGATAAGACTTTTAATCGTTTGATCATCCTGAATTTCACTGATATTGATGACCATCAAGTTGAAGCCCCCAATAAATAAAAAAGGAATAAACGTGAGTATCAAAACAGTCAAAGCAATCGGTGTTTCTCTTAATACAGGCAACACTTCTTTGAAACTTCCTGTTTTCTTCCCCTTTCCAACCTCCTGCTTAGTGGAAGAGTCCTCAAAGTTCAATAAAAAAGTGATGGCAAAAAGGATTCCATATGCAACCATGGATGCCATATACAAAGAGGATAAGCTCATAACTACAAGCATTGCCCCTGCTAGAGCTGTACCAGCGATTCGGGAAACCGTGGAGACGTTCATATGGACTCCATTCATTTCCAATAAATCCTTATCTTTTACAATCATCGGGATGGAAGACTGTAATGCAGGGAAATAGAAGGCCGCTGAAATCTGAATGGCAATCATGAATATTATCATGAAAATTATGGATTGAAATTCAATAGCCATGAACATGAATACAACGCTGACCATACGTCCAAAACCTGATATCAACATAACTCTTTTTTTACTTGAAGCATCTATCATCTTACCGGCAAATGGACCTACCATCACTCCAGCGAGAAGTCCAGCAAACAGGATGAGTGACTTGGCAAAGTCAGAAGGCACCAAAGCCTGCATAAACTCCAAGTTTCCTATAATACCTGTCCATAGCCCTAAGCCAGCTATAAACTCACCAATTAAAATAATCCATACATTACGATTTTTCCACATATTGTTTTCTCCGTTCACTTGGGTTGTTGTAAGAAAACTATACCATGGAATGAATTAATTCGCCACTCGAAATTTCTACCCTACTTGTTTTTTTATTCAAAGGCTCAGTTAAACACCGCTGTTGATCTTCCCACTAGCCTCCCCTTTACTAGGGGCGTTCGGGGAGCCTCTTCGGCTTGCGCGGTGTCTCCCCTAAACGCTATCTCCCTCAGGAGTCTTCGCCTATTGCTCCAATCAACATCTAGGTTGCTACAAAATCAACAGTATGCTTTAACAAATTCATTCAAAAAAACACTTGAATCAGGCCATTTTGCCTTCTCCAAGTGTTTTTTGATTTATCGTTTATCTTCATATTTCTTTTTGGTACCATCTTCGAAAGTGACTTCCAATTCAAACTCCTTATAATCGCCCTGCAGCCCAAATACTTCCATTACCTGTGACATAACTTCCTGATCGTCTGCGTTGCTGTCAAAGTTCAGCTGTTCCAAAAGAGGAGAAAGTTCTGTGTAGGCATCGTCACCTTTAAGGGAGACTTCGTTCAAATCATCTTCAATTTCTGCCTCTCCATTTCCTTCTGCTTCGTATTCTGCTTCATACTTCACATTGTTATCATATTCCACTTCAAGATCAAACTTGGTAAAACTATGACCAGTTCCTGCCTGTCCTTCTTCCGTCGTTGTTTCTTGATTCTTTTCTTCTGTGCCTGTTCCCTCATTTTGTGCAGGTGCATTTTCCGGTGGTGCAGATAAATCATCGTTGCCTGTTCCGCACCCTGTAGTAATTCCCGCAGTCAATATCAAGCTCAATACAGCCATTATAGGCTTTTTATTAAACCATTCCATTCCTATTCAGCTCCCTTATGTATTAAAGTTATTTTTACCAACTGTATCTTATTTACCCATTATTATGGAAAGAAAACAATTTTCTATTCTGCTGTTCCAATTTAAGCAAAATAGCTGAAATAAAAAACAGCCAAGATGCCCCCATCAAGAATCCACCAAGAACATCAAGAGGAAAATGAACACCTAGATATACCCTGCTACATCCTATCAATAAAATTAATAATATACATGACATGACGACAGTTATTCTGATCCAGTCGGAACGGACCACTATCAGAACCAGGATGGCGATTGCACCGAAGAATGCCATTGAATTCATGGAATGCCCACTCGGAAAGCTGTAATATCCCGCTTCGACAATATGGTCCAATGTTGGCCTTTCCCTCGTAAATATGCTTTTCAAAAAAGTATTTAAGAGGCGGACACCAACTAAGTTGCACCATATGAATAGCACCAAAGACCACTTCTTCTTAAAAAGTAAGACAACTGATAGGACAATAAGAGCTGGATAGAAAAACAGCCTAGATCCGATATATGATAAGAAAATAAAGAACCTATCCATATCTGCAAACCTATACATATTTTCTCCAAGCATAGTGTCGAAAGAGACAGCTGCCTCAACCAAGGTTAATCCTGCCACCAAAAGAAAAAGAAGAAAAAGTATGATGCTTGTTTTAAAAAATGCTTCAGGTCTTATTTTAAAATACATAACTATTCACTCCAGACAAAAAGGCTAACTCCT is part of the Sutcliffiella sp. FSL R7-0096 genome and harbors:
- a CDS encoding alpha/beta hydrolase, with the protein product MVVFEKDEYLSFYELQHWTSIHESNRIVHKNLEIFVQSFVPKKRKGLVTIVHGYLDHSGSFSKLIDSLLSEGYGIVTFDLPGHGHSFGERGDIKDFNDYSVALHAVQTHFKKQGLNDSKWSVIGHSTGAAIILDYINSERMSFNKTIMVAPLVQPYLWSFSKIGVKIIGKKVKHIKRTFRKNSSDLDYLKFVKNDPLQFSLLPVNWLHSFTKWYNNLPKSPISNEHLYIIQGNKDTTVDWKYNIRFLLDKYPLSKCILIDEGNHQLFNETDAIRETTFFHIKRYLAE
- a CDS encoding MFS transporter, which gives rise to MWKNRNVWIILIGEFIAGLGLWTGIIGNLEFMQALVPSDFAKSLILFAGLLAGVMVGPFAGKMIDASSKKRVMLISGFGRMVSVVFMFMAIEFQSIIFMIIFMIAIQISAAFYFPALQSSIPMIVKDKDLLEMNGVHMNVSTVSRIAGTALAGAMLVVMSLSSLYMASMVAYGILFAITFLLNFEDSSTKQEVGKGKKTGSFKEVLPVLRETPIALTVLILTFIPFLFIGGFNLMVINISEIQDDQTIKSLIYTIEGICFMIGAFAVKRISNDRNMIPLMFGFVTLIAISHLSLYFADIKWVTLFSFGLFGLAVGCFFPIAATIFQTKIPKEYHGRFFSFRNMLDRVLFQVVLLGTGLFLDTIGLQMMAIVFGLLSLTLILFYGLKLFRQPVAIAEQKTP
- a CDS encoding YusW family protein, with protein sequence MEWFNKKPIMAVLSLILTAGITTGCGTGNDDLSAPPENAPAQNEGTGTEEKNQETTTEEGQAGTGHSFTKFDLEVEYDNNVKYEAEYEAEGNGEAEIEDDLNEVSLKGDDAYTELSPLLEQLNFDSNADDQEVMSQVMEVFGLQGDYKEFELEVTFEDGTKKKYEDKR
- a CDS encoding phosphatase PAP2 family protein codes for the protein MYFKIRPEAFFKTSIILFLLFLLVAGLTLVEAAVSFDTMLGENMYRFADMDRFFIFLSYIGSRLFFYPALIVLSVVLLFKKKWSLVLFIWCNLVGVRLLNTFLKSIFTRERPTLDHIVEAGYYSFPSGHSMNSMAFFGAIAILVLIVVRSDWIRITVVMSCILLILLIGCSRVYLGVHFPLDVLGGFLMGASWLFFISAILLKLEQQNRKLFSFHNNG
- a CDS encoding 5-bromo-4-chloroindolyl phosphate hydrolysis family protein, with product MKRFMLQSFIVIVSINLAIVGFFIAFQLMGNQLQLGVLGAFAGFLLSYWALKRKLLPNNDLDKIERKEKKYVHAQLRQAKDKAKKINSSRFRVRSIFVYQTITKISKISTKIIKMVEKEPVRYRTAQNFFHQHLDSSAIITEKYVHLLNQPVRTHEVSLALRETEEALKQLERNMEKEMISVLSGDMNNLNTEIQLMNQKNFQQMDVNNKIIEKK
- a CDS encoding DUF2187 family protein — translated: MEETKTTNVQVGDMIQINKGSKKGSKGTVIVVRDSSVIVELGKNPNTGEPIRTVINHKNYKAI
- a CDS encoding YhcN/YlaJ family sporulation lipoprotein gives rise to the protein MRLKGIVVSGLALTMLATGCGNVDDYGTARRNNQGDALNVNYDNMGRYTENVRRDGVNPRRVNETNQPRLEVADEASKRITDLNEVRTCNVLVTNRNAYVAAVLEGQENTDLSKDVEEKIANEVRKSDRSIRNVYVSVNPEFVDRMEGYTNDINQGRPIRGIFDEFTEMVQRVFPTPR
- a CDS encoding class I SAM-dependent methyltransferase gives rise to the protein MNHTYTDLLALFGIGGAHPGGIELTKSILLEEGISGKRLLEVGCGTGQSSTFIKSLGIDITPIDSHPLMVQKANKRFAKENIELSARKMNIEKCDFEDCSFDFILSESVLSFTNTTKTLPELLRILKGDGMLVAVEMTKKATLPSELENNMRRFYGMPAILTRQEWKSRFNSSGFRSVSISTYSLQDLEPSEPDIDPSTDIDETLFEIMHKHEKLTLESQQHIELSIIKAKR
- a CDS encoding DUF6501 family protein; its protein translation is MIHNTWDKKESTKKVKCVHTDAKKYLVSNMLTVGKRYDVKNETEEFIFVEDNSGHIGGYYKTYFEQV
- a CDS encoding NAD-dependent succinate-semialdehyde dehydrogenase gives rise to the protein MYINGEWVKTDEVIEVTNPATGEVIGTVPSISEKQLEEVIQYANDAFQTWRNYTAYERADLLNKWFMLLEENKKLIAETLTKEQGKPFREALGEVGYANSFVEWYKEEGKRIYGETIPSSSKDKRVLIQKQPVGVVAAITPWNFPAAMITRKVAPALAAGCTVIVKPAGQTPLTALLLAKYADEAGIPKGVLQVVTGKSSVIGESLMKHQDVKKLTFTGSTEIGKKLMEQAAHTVKKLSLELGGHAPFIIFEDADLEKAAKGLVQSKFRNAGQTCICANRIYVQESVAEKFTSYFVDEVSKLKVGNGMERGVDLGPLIDEDALDKVKEHLNDAKGKGASVAYGGVVKDKTFMEPTVITGVNDDMQCMQEETFGPLAPITTFKDEQEVIQRANNSPYGLAAYVFTEKMSRIYRVTEGLDYGIIGVNDGGPSIAQAPFGGLKESGIGREGGHHGLEEYLEVKYVSIGI
- a CDS encoding cell wall hydrolase, producing MKKLIAFSTAAVALFAGTGFHAQAAGSHKVQSGDSLWNIGKTYGVSVKEMKEMNNKNNHLIFPGEALQLPEKVSDGEKELLARLVHAESKGEPYEGKVAVATVVLNRVDSETFPDSIKEVIYETSPGGIYQFSPVGNGQIDKAADEEALKAVEEAIAFRGDGNNSLYFFNPDKTSDQWIRTRKVTKTIGNHVFAQ
- a CDS encoding toxic anion resistance protein, translating into MNNNDKFKEQVKDETLNDLLKNPFSTPEVENEMIPHRETNAQPEPQKEKVMDSLSAEYKARALEISKQIDPTDQQAISSYGITAQNELSTFSNSILSHVQAKDAGPVGEVVSDLMRKIKEVKPGELEPQKKGFFGKLFGNVNNSVQQLFAKYRKIGFEIDKISDQLESFKKVLQRDNIMLESLYDKNKDYFQALNIYIAAAEHKFDEIQATIIPELERKARETNNQMDVQAVSDMMQFADRLQKRTHDLKISRQITLQMAPQIRMIQHTNQTLVERIQSSILTAIPLWKNQLVIAVSLYNQQKAVDTQKNVSETTNELLLRNSEMLKQNTISAARENERGLVDIETLKKTQENLIETLEETLQIQQEGREKRHQVELELVQMENDLKTKLLEVRSKAKRD